A single genomic interval of Stieleria maiorica harbors:
- a CDS encoding DEAD/DEAH box helicase produces MKLRGYQQAAVDAVYDHLRNRNDNPVAVLPTGAGKSLVLAKIASDAVSRWSGRVLILAHVKELLEQDADKVRCLCPEIKVGLYSAGLKKRDTNTPILVAGIQSIYKRACDLDPFDLIVVDEAHLISKKGDGMYRQFLADCKVINPHVRVIGLTATPFRLDSGMICSQDHFLNHVCYEIGIKELIRDGFLCPLISKAGVNSADFSGVHVRAGEFVSDEVDRLAGEQSLVSAACAEIVELSSDRRAVLIFATSVAHGQQVVETLRTNHGIECGFVTGQTPAAERDEVLARFRGDECDSLFGREPLRYLCNVNVLTTGFDAPRVDCVVMLRPTMSPGLLYQCVGRGFRLHPNKQNCLVLDFGGNIERHGPIDQIKPKEKQTRTGQLPPAKECEKCHALVACGYANCPECGHPFPPPERESHEAQASEAGVLSGEVTDTEYDVHDVVYRIHRKRDAEEDAPRCLRVDYMIGLDHWQSEFICIEHSGFARRKAETWWRERCLDPCPENADEALELADAGLLAATEAITVRSIAGERYDRIIKYRLSEVPNSALEEAPF; encoded by the coding sequence ATGAAGCTGCGCGGCTACCAACAAGCCGCGGTGGATGCGGTCTACGATCACTTGCGAAATCGAAATGATAATCCTGTCGCGGTACTGCCGACCGGCGCGGGCAAATCGCTGGTTCTGGCGAAGATTGCTTCCGACGCGGTATCGCGATGGAGTGGTCGTGTTTTAATCCTCGCCCACGTGAAAGAGCTACTCGAGCAGGACGCCGACAAGGTCCGCTGTCTGTGCCCCGAGATCAAGGTTGGCCTGTATTCCGCTGGCCTGAAAAAGCGAGACACCAACACACCGATACTCGTTGCCGGCATTCAGAGTATCTACAAACGTGCCTGCGATCTTGATCCCTTCGATCTGATCGTTGTCGATGAAGCCCATCTGATCAGCAAGAAGGGCGATGGGATGTATCGGCAGTTTCTCGCGGATTGCAAAGTCATCAATCCGCACGTTCGTGTGATCGGCTTGACGGCTACTCCGTTTCGCCTCGACTCGGGCATGATCTGTTCGCAAGACCATTTTCTAAATCATGTCTGCTACGAGATCGGGATCAAAGAACTGATCCGCGACGGATTCCTTTGTCCGTTGATCTCAAAGGCCGGCGTCAATAGTGCTGACTTCTCTGGGGTACATGTCCGAGCCGGCGAGTTCGTGTCCGACGAAGTCGATCGGCTTGCCGGCGAGCAATCTCTCGTCTCGGCTGCCTGCGCCGAAATCGTGGAACTCTCGTCCGATCGTCGAGCGGTTTTGATCTTCGCCACCAGCGTTGCACACGGTCAGCAAGTCGTCGAAACGCTTCGGACGAATCACGGGATCGAATGTGGATTCGTCACGGGGCAAACGCCGGCGGCGGAACGGGATGAAGTGCTGGCCCGCTTCCGTGGTGATGAATGTGACTCTCTATTCGGTCGGGAACCGTTGCGATATCTCTGCAACGTCAACGTGCTGACGACCGGGTTCGACGCGCCTCGTGTGGATTGCGTGGTGATGCTGCGTCCGACCATGTCACCCGGACTGCTATATCAATGCGTGGGGCGAGGCTTTCGGCTGCACCCCAACAAACAGAATTGCCTGGTTCTCGACTTCGGCGGCAACATAGAACGCCACGGTCCAATCGACCAAATCAAGCCAAAGGAAAAGCAGACGCGAACGGGTCAGTTGCCGCCCGCCAAAGAGTGCGAGAAGTGTCACGCTTTGGTCGCGTGCGGCTATGCAAACTGTCCGGAATGCGGCCATCCATTTCCACCGCCTGAACGCGAATCGCACGAAGCACAAGCGAGCGAGGCCGGGGTGCTTTCGGGCGAAGTCACCGACACTGAATACGATGTCCATGATGTGGTATATCGCATTCACCGAAAACGGGATGCCGAGGAGGATGCACCTCGCTGCCTGCGCGTCGACTATATGATCGGACTTGATCACTGGCAAAGTGAGTTCATTTGTATCGAGCATTCTGGCTTCGCGAGACGCAAAGCCGAAACCTGGTGGCGAGAACGATGCCTCGATCCCTGTCCGGAGAACGCAGACGAGGCTCTCGAACTGGCCGATGCCGGACTACTTGCAGCCACTGAAGCCATCACTGTCCGCTCGATCGCCGGCGAGCGTTACGATCGCATCATCAAGTATCGCTTGTCCGAAGTCCCGAACTCTGCTCTTGAGGAGGCACCGTTTTAG
- a CDS encoding RusA family crossover junction endodeoxyribonuclease, with translation MHQLTLPYPPSVNTYWRHVGPRVLISKHGRQYRTEVCNQLRTKRIKPIEGDLIVDITINPPDRRRRDVDNVLKALLDSLQFAGAFEDDSQIVRLTIEKHEPLPKDGKATVRIQALPADMELIDARTCLRCGYVFDSEGPHNRICNVCTMINRGLPECMPVVRGLKRHNGKVIR, from the coding sequence ATGCACCAACTGACTCTTCCCTATCCGCCCTCGGTCAACACCTATTGGCGGCACGTCGGCCCTCGAGTGCTTATCAGCAAGCACGGACGGCAATACCGCACCGAGGTTTGCAATCAACTGCGTACCAAACGCATCAAGCCGATCGAGGGCGATTTGATCGTCGACATCACGATCAATCCGCCAGACCGTCGGCGACGTGATGTTGACAACGTCTTGAAAGCACTGCTTGATTCGCTGCAGTTCGCCGGTGCGTTCGAGGACGACAGCCAAATCGTGCGGCTGACAATCGAAAAGCACGAACCGTTGCCGAAAGACGGCAAAGCGACCGTTCGCATCCAAGCATTGCCGGCGGACATGGAATTGATCGATGCGCGGACGTGCCTGCGTTGCGGATACGTTTTCGATTCAGAAGGTCCCCATAACCGCATCTGCAATGTCTGCACGATGATCAACCGTGGGCTTCCGGAATGTATGCCCGTCGTCCGCGGGCTCAAGCGTCACAACGGCAAGGTGATCCGATGA